A window from Methanobacterium sp. encodes these proteins:
- the ndk gene encoding nucleoside-diphosphate kinase, with the protein MSERSFVMLKPDAVLRRLMGKVLARFEERGLKIVAAKMMEISEDLAKEHYKEHREKPFFNDLVSYVTSAPVLAMVIEGDECISLIRKMVGATNPKEADIGTIRGDYAIDTGRNIIHASDSPESAKREIALFFKDSEICKYNLPDESILFEQ; encoded by the coding sequence ATGAGTGAGAGAAGTTTTGTAATGCTTAAACCAGATGCCGTGCTTAGAAGGCTTATGGGGAAAGTATTAGCCAGATTTGAGGAACGTGGACTTAAAATAGTCGCTGCAAAAATGATGGAAATTTCTGAGGACCTTGCAAAAGAGCACTACAAAGAACACAGAGAAAAACCGTTCTTTAATGACCTTGTAAGCTATGTTACATCAGCACCAGTCCTTGCAATGGTAATTGAAGGTGATGAATGTATAAGTCTTATAAGGAAAATGGTTGGTGCTACCAATCCAAAGGAAGCAGATATTGGAACTATAAGGGGAGATTATGCTATTGATACTGGTAGAAATATAATTCATGCCTCAGATTCTCCTGAATCCGCAAAAAGAGAAATTGCGCTGTTTTTTAAGGACTCTGAAATTTGTAAGTATAATTTACCGGATGAAAGCATTCTATTTGAACAATAA